A genomic segment from Thermodesulfobacteriota bacterium encodes:
- a CDS encoding DUF933 domain-containing protein translates to MKLGIVGLEGAGKTTLFEALTRSEADAGHRNEDRLAVIPVPDRRVDVLTGMYKPRKTIYAQIEYCLPAGIKKNERETRWNSVKECDALIQVVRNFELPGGDPATPYKDMAALDEEFILADYMVVEKRLERIEADSKRGKKGDPGELTLLRQAREMLESNQPLRQNAEISVSPLMRGFTFLSAKPALVLINNDDDNQGLPPGEPPAGADLMVVRGRLEHEISRMSDEEAADFLKEFAIDEPATARAIKRSYQTLGLISFFTVGEDEVRAWTIKKETPAVKAAGVIHSDMEKGFIRAEVVAYDDLISAGSYAEARKRGTTRLEGKTYIMADGDIVTIRFNV, encoded by the coding sequence ATGAAACTTGGTATAGTCGGCCTGGAAGGGGCCGGAAAAACAACGCTGTTCGAAGCCCTGACGCGGTCGGAGGCGGATGCCGGCCACCGCAACGAAGACCGGCTGGCCGTCATACCGGTGCCGGACCGGCGGGTGGATGTGCTGACCGGCATGTACAAGCCGCGCAAAACCATCTACGCCCAGATCGAATACTGTCTGCCGGCGGGAATCAAAAAAAACGAACGGGAAACCCGCTGGAATTCGGTCAAGGAGTGCGACGCCCTGATTCAGGTGGTGCGGAACTTCGAGCTGCCGGGAGGAGATCCGGCGACGCCGTACAAGGACATGGCCGCCCTGGACGAGGAATTCATCCTGGCCGATTACATGGTGGTGGAAAAACGCCTCGAGCGGATCGAAGCCGACAGCAAGCGGGGCAAGAAGGGGGACCCGGGCGAACTGACGCTGTTGCGGCAGGCCCGGGAAATGCTGGAATCCAATCAGCCCCTGAGGCAGAACGCCGAAATCAGCGTCTCTCCCCTGATGAGAGGGTTTACCTTCCTGTCCGCTAAACCCGCCCTGGTATTGATTAATAATGATGACGATAATCAAGGCCTCCCCCCGGGCGAACCGCCGGCGGGAGCCGACCTGATGGTGGTCCGGGGGCGGCTGGAGCATGAGATATCCCGCATGTCGGATGAAGAGGCGGCCGACTTTTTAAAGGAGTTCGCCATCGACGAACCGGCCACCGCCCGGGCCATCAAGCGGTCCTATCAGACGCTGGGGTTGATTTCCTTTTTTACCGTGGGCGAAGACGAAGTCCGGGCCTGGACCATCAAAAAAGAAACGCCGGCCGTCAAGGCCGCCGGGGTGATTCATTCGGACATGGAAAAGGGGTTTATCCGGGCCGAAGTGGTCGCCTATGACGACCTGATCAGCGCCGGCAGTTACGCTGAGGCCCGCAAGAGAGGCACCACCCGCCTGGAAGGCAAGACCTATATCATGGCGGACGGCGATATCGTTACCATCCGTTTTAATGTGTAG
- a CDS encoding amidohydrolase family protein, with translation MKIDFHTHIFPDPVRHNRSGYFAGEPAFRLLYEPEKSKMASAEELIACLDESGVDMAVTFGFPWENPDLALAHNDYIIEAQRRYPGRLAGFCCLDMYGGDPAAEVERCLDAGLYGVGELAFYQSGIDAEAVRRLAPVMAVCRERGKPVMIHTNEPVGHPYPGKTPITVRQIYDLAAAFPDNRIVLAHWGGGVFFYNLLKREAREVLKNVWYDTAASPYLYEADIYRIAGGLAGPDKILWGTDFPLLKPARYFKEMDQAGLSGPDRDALLGGNAAAFLGLSRET, from the coding sequence ATGAAGATTGATTTCCATACCCATATATTCCCCGATCCGGTCCGGCACAACCGGTCCGGCTATTTTGCCGGCGAGCCGGCCTTCCGCCTGCTGTACGAGCCGGAGAAATCGAAAATGGCTTCAGCCGAAGAATTGATCGCCTGCCTGGATGAAAGCGGCGTGGACATGGCCGTCACCTTCGGTTTTCCCTGGGAGAACCCGGATCTGGCCCTGGCCCACAACGATTATATCATCGAGGCCCAGCGGCGTTATCCCGGCCGGCTGGCCGGTTTCTGCTGCCTGGACATGTACGGGGGCGACCCTGCCGCCGAGGTGGAACGCTGCCTTGACGCCGGCCTTTACGGGGTGGGGGAACTGGCTTTTTACCAGTCCGGAATCGACGCTGAGGCCGTCCGGCGGCTGGCGCCGGTCATGGCCGTGTGCCGCGAGCGCGGCAAGCCGGTCATGATCCACACCAACGAACCCGTGGGGCACCCGTACCCCGGCAAGACGCCCATTACCGTGCGGCAGATTTACGATCTGGCCGCGGCCTTCCCGGACAACCGCATCGTGCTGGCCCACTGGGGCGGCGGGGTGTTCTTCTATAACCTGCTGAAAAGAGAAGCCCGGGAAGTGCTGAAAAACGTCTGGTACGACACCGCCGCCTCGCCCTACCTGTACGAGGCCGATATCTACCGCATCGCCGGCGGGCTGGCCGGCCCGGACAAAATCCTCTGGGGCACGGACTTTCCGCTGCTCAAGCCCGCCCGGTATTTTAAAGAAATGGATCAGGCCGGCCTGAGCGGGCCTGACCGTGACGCCCTTCTCGGCGGCAACGCCGCCGCGTTCCTGGGTCTATCCCGGGAGACCTGA